AAATATCCTTTTTTCCAGCAATCCCAACTAATAATCATACACTATACTTGGATTGTCAAAATTAATGATATTAAAGCATGAGGTGGTATGACAGAAGATTgaagatctctgtgtgtgtgtgtgtgtgtgcattgagtaacaaaaggaagagagtgtgagagagaCAAAAGATAGGGGAGGGAATATACATTTCTGACTGCAAAATATAAAGAGTAAAATTCAGTGACCCAAATGCCCATAGTAAAATGAAAGCCGGTCCCAGAGTCTAGGAAAGAAATGCCGGCTGTGATAACTTGCAAGTTTCAAATGTCTTAGCATCCTGGGAGCTAATGGATACATCAGCACTTCTCTAACGTGTGTTTCAACTTCTTCTCAGGCTTTTAATCTCAATAAATGCAAGTGGAAAGGTCAATTGTGAAATGGGAAATCCCACTTGAACTTTGATTTCGTTTTAACCACCGAGAGTTCCTCAACAGACCATTACGTCTCAATCTCTGATTATCCCTTTCAAGTGTAGTTTTCCTTCTGGGATCTCTTCCGTTTTCTCTTGTAATATCTAGCAGATGCTCCTTCCTCACTTAGGTCTCACTTGCGTTTGCACCTGAGGAAATGACGGCAATCACTTGAGGGAACTCACTTTCCCTCAAggaatgagaattttttttttgtttgactttatCTGCTGTAAAATTGTTgatgtttttcaagtgaatgtcTTTGATTATTAGTGTACTATATAATAGAGAGAATTAAATAatggttttggtgttttgtccAAAAAACTATTATTACTTTTCCATTTCTTGAAAATATAGGATTTTtggcgcaggcaggcccgggcggcggaggcaccagcacgcaggcaagtccgggcggcggaggcaccggcgtgcaggcgggcccgggtggcggaggcaccggcagtcaggcccggcaggcaggcctgggcggcggaggcaccggcgcgcaggcaggcccgggtggcggaggcaccggcaggcaggcctaggcggcgggggcaacggcgcgcaggcaggcccgggcagcggaggcaccagcacgcaggcaagtcctggcggcagaggcaccggcgtgcaggcaggcccgggtggcggaggcaccggcagtcaggcccggcaggaaggcctaggcagcggaagcactggcgcacagacaggcccgggcggcggaggcaccagcacgcaggcaagtccgggcggcagaggcaccggtgtgcaggcaggcccgggtggcggaggcaccgacagtcaggccaggcaggcaggcctaggcggcagaagcaccagcgcgcaggcaggcccaggaggcggaggcaccggcaggcaggcccgggcggcggaaacaccggcgcacagacagttccgggcggcggaggcacctgcaggcaggcccgggcggcggaggcactggatacaggatagtgcgggcaagaaacagtgaagcctgcactgagaacagattgccccgctacaattaaatcaaacccaatagatagcatcggtaagaggagatgggcagacgccaaggcaagaattcacccaacaatctgaaaaacaacatgaaaacaccagaacccaatgatcttacaacacaaggacttgaacaccctatcacaggagaagaggaaaaaactgactttttgaaagcaatagagtcccttaaacaacatgtaaaaaatgccctcatagaaatggatgagaagtataacaaaaagtttgaagaaatgagtaaatacgtaaatgataccctgggaagccaagaaaaaacgatcaaacaggtaatggaaacagtccaagaattgaaaactgaaatggaagcaaggaagaaaacacaaactgaggaccagctggatatggcaaatataggtcaacgagcagagactacagaaacaagcataatcaatagaatacaagagatagaagaaagaatctcagattctgaagacaacatagagaaaataaacggactgatcaaagaaaacaccaaaaccaacaaattctcatcacaaaacattcaggaaatatgggacacaataaaaaggccaaacctaagaataatagggatagaagaaggagaagaggcacagctcaaaggtccagaaaacatttttaacaaaattatggaagaaaacttccccaacataaagaaagatattcctttgaatattcaagaagcatacagaacaccaaacagactggatcaaaaaaaaacgtcccctcgccatataataatcaaaacacaaaatatacagattaaagaaagaatattaagagctgcaaaggaaaaaggccaagtaacttataagggtaaaccgatcagacttacacctgacttttctatggaaaccatgaaagccagaaggtcctggatagaggtactacagaaactaagagaccatggatgcaaacccaaactactatacccagccaagctatcgttcactatcaatggagaaaacaagacattccaggataagaacaaatttaaacaatacgttgccacaaatccagccctacagaaagtaatagaaggaaaatcacaacccaaggaatccaacattgccaacactgcctacaataacccaggcatctagcgacccttcaacagcacaactcaaagaagggagacacacaaactcttctaccaaaagcagtaagaataaccggagttaacaaccactggtcattaatatcacttaatattaatggtctcaattcaccaataaaaaggcacaggctaagagattggatacgaaaacaggatccaacagtctgctgtttgcaagaaactcatctcaaccacaaagacaggcatctactcagagtaaagggttgggaaaaggtttttcaagcaaatggtcctaagaaaaaagcaggtgtggccatactaatttctaacaaaactgacttcaaactaaaatcaatcagaagagatcgagatggacactttatactcataacaggaacgattcagcaggatgaagtctcaatcctgaatatctatgcccctaatataaaagcacccacttatgtaaaagaaatactgctaaaactcaaggcagacatcaaatcacacacactagtagtaggagacttcaacacacctctctcaccaatggacaggtcaatcagacagaaaactaatagagaattaagagaattgttggaggtaatgaatcaaatggacttaacagacatctatagaacactccacccaaataggaaagaatacaccttcttctctgcagctcatggaaccttctcgaaaattgaccacatacttggaaacaaaggaaacctccacagatacaaaaaaaatcagtgtccacctgtgtcttatcagatcaccacggattaaagttagaagccaccaacaaaccaacccccagaaagctgacaaactcatggaaactgaacagtcaactactgaaccacacctgggtcaaggaagaaattaagaaagaaattaaagtcttccttgaatttaatgaaaacaaagagacaacatactcaaacctatgggacacgatgaaagcagtgctaagaggaaagttcatagcactaagtgcccacttaaagaaaacggagaaagcatacattggggacttaacagcacacctgaaagctctagaaaaaaaagaagcagacgcgcccaggaggagtagaagactggaaataatcaaactgagggcagaaatcaacaaaatagaaacagagaaaacagtccaaagaatcaatgaaacaaaaagttggttcttggagaaaatcaacaagattgacaaacccctatccaaactaattaaacgacagagagagaacacacaaataaataagatcagaaatgaaaagggggacataaccacagacacagaggaaattcagagaatcattagatcttactacaaaagcctgtatgccacaaaactggaaaatgcaaaagaaatggacacttttttagataagtaccatataccaaacctaaaccaagaccaggtgaacgatctaaatagacctgttagtcgcgaagaattagaaacagttatcaaaaatctcccttccaaaaaaagcccaggtccagacggcttcaatgcagaattctaccagaacttccaagaagagctaatacctatacttcttaatgtatttcacaatatagaaacagaagagtcattgccaaattccttttatgaagctacagttaccctgataccaaaaccacacaaagacccaaccaagaaagagaattacaggcctatctcactcatgaacatcgacgcaaaaattctcaataaaatactggcaaaccgaatccaagaacacattagaaaagttatccattatgatcaagtaggcttcattccagagatgcagggctggttcaacatacgcaaatctatcaatgtaatcaaccatataaataaactgaaagaaaaaaaccatatgatcatttcattagatgctgaaaaagcattcgacaaaatacaacactcctttatgataaaggtcttggagagattagggatacaaggggcatacctaaatataataaaagctatttacagcaagccgacagctaacattaaattaaatggagaaaaactcaaagccatcccactaaaatcaggaacacgacaaggatgtccactctctccatacctcttcaatatagtgcttgaagttctagcaatagcaataagacaacataaggggatcaaggggatccgtattggaaaggaagaagttaagctttcattatttgcagatgatatgatagtatacataagcgaccccaaaaactctaccaaagaactcctacagctgataaacacctttggtaatgtggcaggatacaaaatcaactccaaaaaatcagttgccttcctatacactaaggataaggaagcagagagggaaatcagagaagcatcacctttcacgatagccacaaatagcataaaataccttggggtaactctgaccaaggaagtgaaagatctatttggcaagaactttaagtctttgaagaaagaaattgaagaggacaccagaaaatggaaggacctcccttgctcttggattgggaggatcaacatagtaaaaatggcaattctaccaaaagcaatctatagattcaacgcaatccccatcaaaatcccatcaaaattcttcacagatctggagaagacaataatcaactttatatggaaaaacaaaaaacccaggatagccaaaacaatcttatacaataaaggattgtctggaggcattaccatccctgacttcaaactctattacagagctacagtactgaaaacggcttggtactggcataaaaacagagaagtcgaccaatggaatagaatagaagaccctgactttagcccacaaacctatgaacacctgattttcgataaaggagctaaaagtatacaatggaaaaaagagagcatcttcaacaaattgtgctggcaaaactggaagtcaatctgtagaagaatgaaaatagatccatatatatcaccatgcacaaaactcaagtccaaatggattaaagacctcaatatcagtccaaacacactgaatctgatagaagagaaagtgggaagtactctacaacacatgggcacaggagaacacttcctacgtacaaccccagcagcacaaacactaaggacatctttgaataaatgggacctcctgagactgagaagcttctgtaaagcaaaggacactgtcactaagacagaaaggcaacccactgactgggagaagatcttcaccaaccccgcaactgacaaaggtctgatatccaaaatatacaaagaactcaagaaattagaccgtaaaaggttaatcaatccaattataaaatggggcactgagctgaacagagacttttcaacagaagaagttcaaatggccaaaagtcacttaagatcatgctcaacttccttagcaatcagggaaatgcaaatcaagacaacattaagataccatcttacaccggtcagaatggctaaaatcaaaaacaccaatgatagcctctgctggagaggttgtggagaaaggggcactctcatccattgctggtgggaatgcaaacttgtgcaaccactttggaaagcagtgtggcggtttctcaggaaagtcgggttcaacctacctcttgacccagcaataccactattgggaatatacccaagagatgccctaacatacaacaaaagtatatgctcaactatgttcatagcagcattgtttgtaattgccagaacctggaaacaacctagatgtccttcaatggaagaatggatgaagaaagtatggaatatatacatattagagtactactcagcagtaaaaaacaatgacttcttgaattttgcatacaaatggacggaaattgaaaacactatcctgagtgaggtaagccagacccaaaaagaggaacatgggatgtactcactcatatttggtttctagccataaataaaggacattgagactataattcgtgactctagagaagctaaataagaaggtgaacccaaagaaaaacatataagcatccccctgaatattaaccttcatcaggcgatgaaagaagacagagacagagaccaacattggagcactggactgaagtctcacgatccaaaggaggagcagaaggagagtgagcacgagcaaggaactcaggacggcgaggggtgcacccacacactgaggcaatggggatgatctatcgggaactcaccaaggccagctggccggggactgaaaaagcatgggacaagaccggtctcgctgaacataatggacaatgaggactactgagaactgaagaacaatggcaatgggttcttgatcctattgcatgtaatggctttgtgggagcccaggtagtttggatgctcatcttaatagacctggacggaggtgggtggtccttggacctcccacagggcagagaaacctgcttgctctttgggctgaggaggaaggaagacttgattggggggagggggagggaatgggaggtggtggcggggaagaggcagaaatctttaataattaaattaattaattaataaaaaaaatcagcaagaaaaaaaaaaaaaaaaaaaaaaaaaagaaaatataggatTTTTGACATTTCAGGCTGTTAAAACTCCATCCCTTCTATgataggttttctttctttagttattATTGCTAAATATATGTGAATAATTATACATGCAAAACCTGATGAATTTGTTTAGTGTGGCTtgtgtgaaaaaataaaatatgtgaatTTTAAATGTAACAATTATACCTTGATAAAGCTGTTAAGCCCCCAAGTCATCcacaatgttaaaaaaaactCCATCTCAAATatacaaatgtaattttaaatatttaactcttcattatctttgaaaattttcAATACTTAGTAATCTTAACTTCATGTTAATTGAATTTGGgggtgaaataaaattttaatacatgAGTAACAATTGCTTTATTAATACAGGGAATCTACATTTGAATTGTAGAAAGCAATCTAACCCATATGTTATAAAAACAATGCATCTCACAGGCAGttcctattatctatctatctacctttaatttttttgtaaatatgCCAAGATAATTTTGAACAAAATAGTCTAATTAAGTTGGATGAATTTAACCAAAATTTACAAAGAGAATGAAGATAGAATTCTTCCTGGCCTCTGAGAACTAATAGGAACAAAAATGATGGAAATAATAGCCATATATAAGATTCctaaatatatacttttaatatatttgtattataGCATTACTTAAAACATAAGAAACCATTGAACCATTGTCAATGACTAACACTTGCTTTTAACATTATTCCAAAATGGCTTTGAACAGCtcacttaattttaaattaatatatgagaTCACAATCTAAAAAAATCCTACtttatttggaccttaagagctcagacggttgatccaaattgggtctctgtctctctctcgatccaaatgaggagcagaaggagggagaacatgagcaaggaaatcaggaccacgaggggtgcacccacccactgtgacagtggaactgatctattgggagctctccaaggccagctggactgggactgaataagcatgggttgaaactggactctctgaacaaggcggacaatgaaggctgatgagaagccaaggacaatggcactaggtttcgatcctaatacatgaactggctttgtgggagcgtagcctgtttggatgctcaccttcctggacctagatagaagtgggaggaccttggtcttcatgtagagcagggaatttggactgctcttcagtatcgagagggagggggagtggactagggggaggagaagtggagtggggatagggggaggggagcggggggagggggcaatatgtgggaggagggggagggaaatgggaaacggggagcagttggaaattttaagtaaaaaagaataaaaaaaaatcaaaaaaaaatcctactttaaagttacaaacattaaaaataagaatcaaaAAACTgactaataattttttaaatatgcagTACCATTTAAGCAACTTTGACATCTATAGATATTATTCTAAGTGTTTTATTTTACAATCTGTGTTTGTTAttaatgcatatataatatacatagtaGTTCTGTATAAAGTTTATGTTTACAAAACAATGTTTCGTTTGTATATTTCACCCTTCATTGTAATCTAGACAAGTATTTGCTATCTAAATGAGATATGTTCAAACAGAATAAATACAGGAAGATCTGCAACAAAGATATAAGGAATATCATTGTACCAATGAGTGAATTAGGTGCTAATTTTATGGTTTACTATGTTGGAGTTAAATCTGGAGAGAGAGGCATTTATGAGAAGATTAACTTGCAGATGTAGATAGCATTCTTTGAGAACAGAGAAGCTTCTTAATTGCAATCTTCATGTCCTTATTTCTCAGACTATAGATGATAGGGTTGAAAAAGGGAGCAAGAACTGCAAACATCAGTGCAATGGCTGTGTCCAAAATTggtggaaaagtagctgagaaccGCAGGTACATGAGGGAGACACTGCCATAAAACATCAGAAAGACACCAAGATGGGCAGCACATGTAGAGAAGGCCTTCTGGCGTCCTTCGCCAGAGGGAATCCTCAGGATCACAGTAATGATTCTTATGTAAGAGATGGCAATCACCAAGACAGAGAAGATGATGGCCACAGCATGAACCACATCCTCTACCAGAATCATGGAGGTGTCTGTACAGGCCAAACGCAACACAGGTTCAAAGTCACAGAAGATCTGATGAATTTGGTTGGGACCACAAAAGGGCAGTGTGGATATCCATGCAATCTCTGGGAGCAACACAAGAAAACCAAAGATGCAGGAGCCAGCAGAGAGCTGAGCACAGAGCCTGGGGGTCATGATAGTTGGATACCGGAGAGGATTACAGATAGCAACATACCTGTCTATAGCCATTGTGGTCAACAAAATACCCTCCGAATTTCCCAGTGAATGGAAAAAGTACATCTGCAAGAGGCAGCCAATCATGGAGATTGTCCTCTGTTTACTGATGAGGTTAGAGAGCATTTTGGGAATTGTTGCAGTTGTATACCAAATCTCCAGAAATGAGAAGATGCTGATGAAATTATACATGGGGTTGTGAAGACGAGCATCCATCCT
The sequence above is drawn from the Chionomys nivalis chromosome 5, mChiNiv1.1, whole genome shotgun sequence genome and encodes:
- the LOC130874979 gene encoding olfactory receptor 6K3-like, producing the protein MRSNRTTSVTEFLFSGFPKFEDGGVLFFIPLFLIYIFIVIGNLIVFFAVRMDARLHNPMYNFISIFSFLEIWYTTATIPKMLSNLISKQRTISMIGCLLQMYFFHSLGNSEGILLTTMAIDRYVAICNPLRYPTIMTPRLCAQLSAGSCIFGFLVLLPEIAWISTLPFCGPNQIHQIFCDFEPVLRLACTDTSMILVEDVVHAVAIIFSVLVIAISYIRIITVILRIPSGEGRQKAFSTCAAHLGVFLMFYGSVSLMYLRFSATFPPILDTAIALMFAVLAPFFNPIIYSLRNKDMKIAIKKLLCSQRMLSTSAS